The following proteins are encoded in a genomic region of Hemiscyllium ocellatum isolate sHemOce1 chromosome 23, sHemOce1.pat.X.cur, whole genome shotgun sequence:
- the LOC132826943 gene encoding electron transfer flavoprotein regulatory factor 1-like produces MANPLRSEVIKLYKKLLYLGKEYPKGEDYFRDRLKAAFIKNKDVTDPEQIKALIARGEFVIKELEALYYLRKYRAMKQRYYEEKNE; encoded by the exons ATGGCAAATCCTTTACGAAGTGAAGTAATAAAACTGTATAAAAAA TTGCTGTACCTTGGCAAAGAATATCCAAAAGGAGAAGACTACTTCAGAGATCGTCTTAAGGCAGCTTTCATTAAAAATAAAGATGTTACAGATCCTGAGCAAATCAAGGCATTAATAGCTCGAGGAGAATTTGTGATAAAGGAACTGGAGGCATTGTATTACCTTAGGAAATACAGAGCTATGAAACAACGTTATTATGAAGAGAAGAATGAATGA